A single genomic interval of Littorina saxatilis isolate snail1 linkage group LG17, US_GU_Lsax_2.0, whole genome shotgun sequence harbors:
- the LOC138952433 gene encoding exocyst complex component 5-like has translation MSVEELDQEPFSVHEFVERLTSKTMGARARGRPEDFDPMMLHGAFEKMISDLQEKNAKVQKDIDSWEAAAREEEKRHWGRVGELQKTNQNLYTDFQKLDERISYVATKVVHLGDQLEGVNTPRARAVEAQRLMNYLAEFLQEQPLTSAVLTDPFQLMVTADIIQKLHMIALELPVGGRFDRARQKIAEKYDHVEQELIEEFRLSHQQTDKRKMKRIASVLQNFKGYGKCIETFIVESQKGAFLKGSPFEEVVPLCERTWTLITEVFVNPDSVMGKFVQHIFQNRIQGHVASMLEDRSEPEQYLKNLFDLYTKTNKLAGELGKFKLGADSAFLTKLTRAIFSQHLDKYAEVELRYLHTRCGSILTHYYESKDHHKRQLQSGGIHDLKRDIQAKIGTVTKAGQGVENFGGETFLSQEVAINILQETKNAFRRCQVLSYSSDLSGNAVKIFEVLVTYLVTEHIDYAVEIGLLGIPLAEPKAQPEIYFFDIVNEANTLFHLFEKQFLDSLIPLVLSSQRHGVCLKRKRETREQLEQKIGMGLDRSITAIVGWIRFIFTTEQKKTDFKPEEDAPMQMISPACSKVVRALTAFVESIRSSLDGQNVEICMTELGKRFHRMVYEHILNFQYNSIGAMLVICDVNEYRKCVKEGMRIPIITQLFERLHALCNLLVVVPENLKVVRSGEQLADLEDSVIQNFVQHRDDYRTARIANFIK, from the exons ATGTCAGTCGAGGAGCTTGACCAG GAGCCCTTCAGCGTCCACGAATTTGTGGAGCGCTTGACGTCCAAGACAATGGGCGCCAGGGCTCGAGGTCGGCCAGAAGATTTTGATCCAATGATGCTCCATGGTGCGTTTGAGAAAATGATATCAGACCTTCAGGAAAAGAATGCAAAGGTCCAGAAAGACATTGATTCCTGGGAAGCGGCAGCACGGGAAGAAGAAAAACGACACTGGGGTCGTGTCGGAGAGCTGCAGAAAACAAACCAG AACCTGTACACAGACTTCCAAAAGCTTGACGAGCGGATCAGTTATGTGGCAACAAAGGTCGTTCATCTGGGTGACCAGCTGGAAGGAGTGAACACGCCCAGAGCACGAGCGGTGGAGGCCCAGCGACTGATGAACTATTTGGCCGAGTTCTTACAGGAGCAGCCCCTCACTTCTGCTGTTCTGACAGATCCATTTCAG CTGATGGTGACAGCAGACATCATACAGAAGCTTCACATGATTGCTCTGGAGCTGCCTGTAGGAGGACG GTTTGACCGAGCTCGTCAGAAGATAGCGGAAAAGTACGACCATGTGGAACAGGAACTGATAGAAGAGTTCAGGCTGTCACACCAACAGACTGACAAGCGCAAAATGAAGCGCATCGCTTCTGTTCTGCAGAACTTCAAG GGTTATGGCAAGTGCATTGAGACTTTCATTGTGGAGAGCCAGAAG GGTGCATTCCTGAAAGGCAGTCCGTTTGAGGAGGTTGTGCCGCTGTGTGAAAGAACCTGGACGCTGATCACAGAAGTCTTCGTCAATCCTGACAGTGTGATGGGCAAGTTTGTGCAACACATCTTCCAGAATAGAATACAG GGTCATGTTGCATCGATGTTGGAAGACAGAAGCGAGCCAGAGCAATACTTGAAAAATCTCTTTGATTTGTACACAAA AACTAACAAACTGGCTGGTGAACTGGGGAAGTTCAAGCTGGGGGCTGACAGTGCGTTCCTCACCAAGCTAACGCGGGCCATTTTCAGCCAACATTTAGACAAATACGCGGA agTTGAGCTGCGATACCTACACACTCGCTGTGGGTCCATACTCACGCACTACTACGAATCCAAGGATCATCATAAGAGACAGTTACAGTCAGGCGG TATCCACGACCTGAAGCGAGACATTCAGGCCAAGATCGGGACGGTCACCAAGGCAGGGCAAGGGGTGGAGAATTTTGGGGGAGAGACCTTCCTCTCACAAGAAGTGGCCATCAACATTTTGCAAGAGACGAAAAACGCCTTTAGGCGCTGCCAAGTG CTTTCCTATTCATCAGACCTGTCAGGAAACGCAGTGAAAATCTTTGAGGTTTTGGTCACCTATCTTGTGACAGAACACATCGATTATGCTGTGGAGATTGGTCTGCTAG gcattcccttggCAGAACCCAAGGCACAACCTGAGATTTATTTCTTCGACATTGTCAACGAAGCCAACACTCTCTTCCATCTCTTTGAGAAGCAGTTTCTTGACAGCCTGATTCCCCTTGTCTT GTCGTCTCAGCGACATGGGGTGTGTctgaagaggaagagagagactcGTGAGCAACTGGAGCAGAAGATAGGCATGGGTCTGGAccg ATCAATCACAGCGATTGTTGGCTGGATCCGGTTCATCTTCACCACAGAACAGAAGAAGACAGACTTCAAACCAGAGGAGGACGCACCCATGCAGATGATTTCGCCT GCTTGCAGCAAAGTGGTACGAGCACTCACCGCTTTCGTGGAGTCCATACGAAGCAGCCTGGATGGACAGAACGTGGAGATCTGCATGACCGAGCTCGGCAAACGATTCCATCGCATGGTCTACGAACACATCCTCAACTTTCAGTACAATTCCATAG GTGCGATGCTTGTGATCTGTGACGTGAATGAGTATCGCAAGTGCGTGAAGGAAGGGATGCGCATTCCCATCATCACCCAGCTGTTCGAGCGACTGCACGCTCTCTGCAACTTGTTGGTGGTAGTTCCAGAGAATCTCAAGGTCGTTCGTAGCGGTGAGCAGCTG GCTGACTTGGAGGACAGCGTGATTCAAAACTTTGTTCAGCACAGAGACGACTATCGCACAGCTAGAATAGCCAACTTCATCAAATAA